The Jiangella sp. DSM 45060 genome contains the following window.
GTGGCCGCCGCGGTCGCCAAGCTCGGCGCGTCGAGCCGGGCCGAGGCCGTGCGCATCGCCGACGAGAACGGCTGGCTCTGAGGGCATCACGACGCCAGCAGCGCACGGCACGAGGCGCTGGCCGCGCTCAACGGCCGGAGGACGAGGCGCACGAGCGCGAGTGGGTTGTCGTCGCCGGCGATGCGGTTGGCACTGAGCTCGCCGCAGGCCAGGCAGCGGTGGATGAGCATCCACTCGCCGTCGGATCGCGCCGACACCGACAACGCCTCCATGCGGCCCCGGCAGCCGGCGGCCCGGTCGCCCGGGACACGGGCGTCGACGTGCAGGCTGACCAGGCAGTGGGGGCAATGGTTGCGATGCCCGGTCCCCGGCGCGTCGACCGACACGTCCAGGCGGCAGCCGGCGCACCGGAAGTCGCGGGTGAGGTGCTCGTGCAGCACGTCCTTGTGGCGTTGCGGACGCCGGCGTCGAGCCGCCCCGCTGGTGCGGCGCGGCATCTCACAGGCTCCCGAACGCTTCGAGCGGGAACGGCGGCTGGGCGAGCGGACGAACCGCCATGCGCATGAGGACCAGCTGGTTGTCGTCCGCACCGACCGGGTCGGTGGCGAGCTCGTCGCAGCGGACGCAGCGGTGGATGACCATCCAGTCGCCGGTGGGCAGCACGGCGATGGCGATCGGCGTCATCCGTCCGCGACAGTCGGTGGCGTGCCGTGCGTGCAGGCAGGACGGGCAGTGCCCGCGAGGTGTGCCGGCGGGAGTGGCCGCGGACACGGTGAGTCCGCACCACCCGCAGGTGAAGGTGTCCAAGGTGAGTGCTCCTTGCTGAGAGGTCAGGCATGACAGCAAGAGCAGGCCGAAACGGCCTCGACGGCTACGAGGTGCGGCG
Protein-coding sequences here:
- a CDS encoding RNHCP domain-containing protein: MPRRTSGAARRRRPQRHKDVLHEHLTRDFRCAGCRLDVSVDAPGTGHRNHCPHCLVSLHVDARVPGDRAAGCRGRMEALSVSARSDGEWMLIHRCLACGELSANRIAGDDNPLALVRLVLRPLSAASASCRALLAS
- a CDS encoding RNHCP domain-containing protein, with translation MLSCLTSQQGALTLDTFTCGWCGLTVSAATPAGTPRGHCPSCLHARHATDCRGRMTPIAIAVLPTGDWMVIHRCVRCDELATDPVGADDNQLVLMRMAVRPLAQPPFPLEAFGSL